One Mercurialis annua linkage group LG3, ddMerAnnu1.2, whole genome shotgun sequence DNA window includes the following coding sequences:
- the LOC126671721 gene encoding bidirectional sugar transporter SWEET7b-like, producing MVSLHSVVGIIGNVISFGLFLSPIPTFYRIFKKKDVEEFQFYPYVATVLNCMLWIFYGLPYVTKDNILVVIINAIGLFIELVYLSVFLFYDKHNRGRKRVFTLLAGEVVFMVVIIAVAMLAIPRIKTRGLVVGIFCDILNVMMYFSPLLIMKKVYKTKSVEFMPFYLSLANFLNGACWFIYGLLKLDIFILISNGLGALGGLAQLGLYCWYRIWYPYKHRGDADGKIVKPAGIQLSTANPV from the exons ATGGTCAGCCTTCATTCCGTCGTCGGCATTATCG GGAATGTCATCTCCTTCGGTCTTTTCCTCTCGCCAAT ACCTACGTTCTACCGTATTTTCAAGAAGAAAGACGTGGAGGAGTTTCAGTTTTACCCTTACGTAGCCACTGTACTGAACTGCATGCTCTGGATTTTCTACGGTCTGCCGTATGTGACCAAAGATAATATTCTGGTCGTCATCATCAACGCCATTGGTCTTTTCATTGAGCTCGTTTACTTGTCCGTGTTCCTCTTCTACGACAAACACAACCGTGGCAGG AAGCGGGTGTTTACACTTCTCGCCGGCGAGGTGGTTTTTATGGTGGTGATAATCGCCGTAGCCATGTTAGCCATTCCCAGGATTAAAACAAGGGGTCTTGTTGTTGGGATTTTTTGTGATATTCTGAACGTGATGATGTACTTTTCGCCGCTTCTCATCATG AAAAAAGTTTACAAGACTAAGAGTGTGGAATTTATGCCCTTCTATCTATCACTGGCTAATTTCTTGAATGGGGCTTGCTGGTTTATATATGGACTCCTCAAACTTGATATTTTCATATTG ATTAGCAATGGACTCGGAGCTTTGGGCGGGTTGGCTCAACTGGGTCTGTACTGCTGGTACAGAATCTGGTACCCGTATAAACATAGAGGTGATGCTGATGGTAAAATTGTGAAGCCTGCTGGGATTCAGCTTTCTACTGCAAATCCAGTCTGA